The genomic window ATCACTTCGTCGACGATCTTGGCGGCTCCCGCGGCGTCATTGGTCAAGCTCTTGGCTTGACCGCTGCCCAGTTCGTACAGGCGGCCCGAGGTGCCACCCAACTTACCGGTGCTGACGCTGCTGATGCCCAAGCGAGCTTGCTGGTTACTGACCACTTCGGAACCGAGTTGGAACAGGGCTCCACCACCGGTGATCGAGAACGAGAAGCTTTCGTCGGATCCATCGGTCACGCTCAGCGACAAGTCCAGCGTGGCGGTGTTGATCGACAACGTGTTGCCCTTGCCGTTGGCCAGGGTGCCGTTGACCTGGGCGATGATGTCGGCCCCTTCGTCGCGGAACGCATTCAGGCTGGAAGTGAAGTTTCCGCTGTCGCCTTCGCTGATCACGTCGATGGCGACTTTGGAATCACTGCCGTAAGCCGAGGAGTTGAATTCCAGGGCCCCTTCGTTGTCGACCGCCGTGATGCCGGTGGCGTCACTGACCAGGTTGACCGCCGCGGCAACGTCTTCGATCGTTGCTCCGGCTTTGAAGTTGAACGTTTCCGCTCCGTCGGTACCGGTCAATTCAAACACCAGGTCGTCGGACAAGCCACCGGTGTCCGCCACTGCGGCGGTGCCGTCTTCGACGGTCGTGGTGGCGATGTTCAACTCACCATCGGTGTCCACCGTGGCGGTGAATTCCGTGGCATCGATCACGGTCTTGAGGTCTTCCAACGATTGCGGAGCCGCATCGTTGACCGTCACGGTCAGCGTGTTGGTGTCGGCATCGTAAGCGGCCGCGTTGGCCGAACCAGCGACAAAGCTGATCGTGGCATCGGCGTATTGGGTATCGTTGGTGTCGGCAGCGATGGTGATCCCCGGCGCGGTCGCGCTCAGCGTGGAAGCGGTCGGCAAAGCCGAGCTGAATTCCACGGCCGAAGCGGGCGAAGCGGCTTCACCGGTGAAGCCATCGACGTTGCTGATCGCCAAAGCGACATCGCCACGCGTCACGGCATCGCCGTTGCCGCGAACGGTCAGCGTGTTGGACTCTTCGTCGTAAGCGGCTTCCACAGCCCCGACTGCCAGAGCATCGCCGTTGGAATCGGTCGCGCTGTTGACAAACTCGATCTGCGTGCCGGCGGCGATGCTGGAATCGGCCGTTACCGAAACTCCGGCAACTCCCGCGTCGGCTCCACCGGCGGTGGTGCCGTCAGCGATCGTGGTGTTGTCGATGTCGACGACGCCGTCGGTTTCCACCGTGAGGTTAAACCCGGTGGCATCGATGACCGATTTCAGGTCCGAGATGTTCTGCGGAGCGGTATTGTCGACCGTCACGGTCAACGTGTTGGTGCCGCTGTCGTATGAAGCCGCGTTGGCTCCGCCCGAGGCGAAGGTGATCGTGGCTCCATCCAGGTCGGTGCCCGTTTCGTCGGCCGCGATCGTAAAGGCCGGTGTGGATTCGGTCAGCGTGACATCGTTGGGCGTGGCGGTTTCAAACCGCACGGCCGACGCGGCACTGCTGGCCGTGGCTTCGAAGCCGTCCAAGGAACTCACAGCTGCCGCCACGATACCGCGGGTGACGCTGTCGCCATTACCGCGAATTTCCAACGTGTTGGTACCGGAGTCGTAATAGGCTTCGGCTTGACCGGCGGCCAGTGCGCCACCGCCCTGCAGGGTCGTCGAGTTGATGAAGGTGACCTCGGTGCCGGCGGGGATACCCGAGTTGGCGGTGATGTCGATCGTACTGGCCAGGGCATCGTAACCACCGGAAGTCGTGCCGCTGGGCGTGGTGGAGTTGATGTCCAGGTCACCGGCGGTGTCGACCGTGGCGGTGAAGTCGGTGTTGGCGTCGATGACGGTCTTGAGGTCCGCCAGGCTTTGCGGCCCCGAGCTGTCGACCGTCACCGTCAGGGTGTTGGTGCCCTCATCGTAGGCGGCGTCGTTGGCCGCTCCGGCGACGAAGCTGATCGTGGCTCCGCTGTAGGCCGCACCAGCGTTGTCGGCTTCGATGGTCAGCTGGGGCGTGGTGTCGCTGAGGCTGTCGTTTCCAGGGCCTGCTCCCGTGAAATCTTCGGTACCGGCGGGCGTGGCGGCGAGGGCTGAAAAACCATCCAGAGCGTTGATGGCCGACGCCACGTTGCCTTGCGTCACCGCGGCACCGTTACCAAGCACCGTGATCGTGTTGGTGCCGGCGTCGTAAGTCGCATCGGCGCCTCCCGCCCCTAAAGCGACCCCGTCGGAGTCCACCGCGCTGTTGGTGTAGGTGATCGTGGTGCCCGAGTCGATGCTGGAGTCCGCATCGACGGTGATATCCGAGAGGGCTGTTCCCGTTTGGTTCAGGAACGAGATACTGCCCGAGGCTTGGGTGGCGTCAGCGGCACCGACGGCCCCGCTTTGATTGGTCAAAGTAAAATCGGCCGAAGCGACCGAGGCGGGGCTGGCACCCACGTCGCCGGTTTGGTTGGTGAAGTCAAAGCTGGTCTCGGCGATCGACGGGGCTTCGAAGGCCGCCGAGCTGCTGGAGATGCTGGCCTGACGGGCCGCCGAGGAAATGCTGACGTTGACCGACACGCTGCCGGTGGCGCCCAGGTTGGCCTGGTCGATCTGAGCGTCCGTGACGCTCGACACCTGATTGGCGGTGCTGACGAAGTCCAGCGATCCGTCCAGCAACTTACGGCCTTGGAACGTGGTCGTCTGAGCGATTCGGTTGATGGCTTCCAGCGAGCTGTCGATCTGCAGCTGATTAGCCGCGATTTCGTCGTCGCTCAGAGCACCCGAGTTGGCGGCTTCGACCACCAGGCCGCGGATGTCACCCAGCAGGCTGCTGACCTGACCCAAGGCGCTGTCGGCGGTGCTGATAATTTGGCTGGCACGCTTGGTGTTACTGATGGCTTTGTTCAAACCACCGATTTCACTTCGCAACGCTTCGCTGGCGATCAAACCCGCCGGGTCATCCGAACCAGAGTTGATTCGCAAACCGGTGCTCAATCGCGTCAGCGATTCTTGCAGAGAGTCATTGGATTGCTGAAGGCGGTTCTGAGCGATCAGCGATGGTACGTTTGTATTGATTCGTGTCATAGCTCTACTGCCCTTGTTCCTGAATTGAGGTGGGTCAAATTGGGATTGTCAACCGACCCACTTGCCGGATGACAGGGACCCCACATCCAGGATGTGGGAGCCGGTGGTTTTGTTTGGCGAGTGACGTTCACTCTTGTTGCGAGAACACGCGTTCTCACAGCCCCAGCGGTTCGTCCCTGTTAGGAATCACTGTCCCGTTTTTCCGCCGTACGGAAACATCGGTCACCGCACCGGCGCCGGTCGCAACTTAGCTAAGTAAAACAATCGGGAATGCCAAAGCCATGCGGGACAGCCCGCATAACCGTTACAAACCTCCAGGGGCTTGCCAAAACAACCCAGGTGAAACCACCCCGCGGGGTGGTGCCAGCTCGCGTAGGGACGCCCATTGGGGGCCGCTGCCCCCCTTTGCATCGGC from Roseimaritima ulvae includes these protein-coding regions:
- a CDS encoding flagellin N-terminal helical domain-containing protein; its protein translation is MTRINTNVPSLIAQNRLQQSNDSLQESLTRLSTGLRINSGSDDPAGLIASEALRSEIGGLNKAISNTKRASQIISTADSALGQVSSLLGDIRGLVVEAANSGALSDDEIAANQLQIDSSLEAINRIAQTTTFQGRKLLDGSLDFVSTANQVSSVTDAQIDQANLGATGSVSVNVSISSAARQASISSSSAAFEAPSIAETSFDFTNQTGDVGASPASVASADFTLTNQSGAVGAADATQASGSISFLNQTGTALSDITVDADSSIDSGTTITYTNSAVDSDGVALGAGGADATYDAGTNTITVLGNGAAVTQGNVASAINALDGFSALAATPAGTEDFTGAGPGNDSLSDTTPQLTIEADNAGAAYSGATISFVAGAANDAAYDEGTNTLTVTVDSSGPQSLADLKTVIDANTDFTATVDTAGDLDINSTTPSGTTSGGYDALASTIDITANSGIPAGTEVTFINSTTLQGGGALAAGQAEAYYDSGTNTLEIRGNGDSVTRGIVAAAVSSLDGFEATASSAASAVRFETATPNDVTLTESTPAFTIAADETGTDLDGATITFASGGANAASYDSGTNTLTVTVDNTAPQNISDLKSVIDATGFNLTVETDGVVDIDNTTIADGTTAGGADAGVAGVSVTADSSIAAGTQIEFVNSATDSNGDALAVGAVEAAYDEESNTLTVRGNGDAVTRGDVALAISNVDGFTGEAASPASAVEFSSALPTASTLSATAPGITIAADTNDTQYADATISFVAGSANAAAYDADTNTLTVTVNDAAPQSLEDLKTVIDATEFTATVDTDGELNIATTTVEDGTAAVADTGGLSDDLVFELTGTDGAETFNFKAGATIEDVAAAVNLVSDATGITAVDNEGALEFNSSAYGSDSKVAIDVISEGDSGNFTSSLNAFRDEGADIIAQVNGTLANGKGNTLSINTATLDLSLSVTDGSDESFSFSITGGGALFQLGSEVVSNQQARLGISSVSTGKLGGTSGRLYELGSGQAKSLTNDAAGAAKIVDEVITEVTSLRGRLGAFQATTLESNLVSLNDTVANLQEAESSIRDADFAAESANLTRAQILVQSGTNVLSLANQNPQNVLSLIR